From Styela clava chromosome 6, kaStyClav1.hap1.2, whole genome shotgun sequence, one genomic window encodes:
- the LOC120330812 gene encoding small ribosomal subunit protein mS26-like, with translation MALVRSNILSRVFYKPSMLETKLHLPLLEQVRYRKPKWLLPRRAPSKAGIYFNKPRPTEHDVKKSELIYKSYNEMLRSIAAAFQEEILINEAKKESKTVSKNSFDEQSHHEKCMAYNEAHNKEMREKREQKLDRILENQEQQLSQKVSLLEKKFEHKLAKYEQEVLTAIDESENWISEENLEEKIEEALDNVVNFNFAVKRNGRIALRTVIP, from the coding sequence ATGGCTCTGGTACGAAGCAATATTCTGAGCCGAGTTTTTTATAAGCCTTCCATGCTTGAAACGAAACTTCATTTACCACTTCTTGAACAAGTCCGATACCGCAAGCCGAAGTGGTTACTACCACGTCGAGCACCTTCAAAAGCAgggatatattttaataaaccgAGACCTACGGAACATGATGTAAAGAAAAGTGAATTAATCTATAAATCTTATAATGAAATGCTGAGATCAATAGCTGCTGCTTTCCAAGAAGAAATATTGATAAACGAAGCTaaaaaggaatcaaaaactGTCTCAAAAAATAGTTTCGATGAACAAAGCcaccatgaaaaatgtatggCGTATAATGAAGCTCATAACAAAGAAATGCGGGAAAAACGAGAACAAAAACTCGATCGAATATTGGAAAACCAAGAACAACAATTGAGCCAGAAAGTCAgtttattagaaaaaaaattcgaacATAAACTTGCTAAATATGAGCAAGAAGTTTTGACAGCGATAGACGAATCTGAAAATTGGATTAGCGAGGAAAATTTGgaagaaaaaattgaagaagCTTTAGACAATGTGGTTAACTTTAATTTTG